In Actinoplanes lobatus, the DNA window GGAACAGCCGCAGCCACCGTGTCGTCCGGGCGCGGGCCGCCACGATCCGTGGTGGGAACTCGCGAAGACGCCGCACCGCCCGGCGGCGGGCCGCGGCCGGCAATGCGGCGATGTGCGGAAGGTGCAGATGCAGATGCCGTCGCGCTCGGCGGCCTGCCGCGGCCGGCACTTCCGCGAGCCGCTCCTCAGCGCTCCGGCGGGTCACGGTCAGGAGCGCGGAGAATCCGGTCGCGGCCCGGTGGAGAAGCACGGCCGGCAGTCGGCTCGGGGTCACCGGCGCGGGGAGGCCGTCCCCGGCTCTCCGGGTGCGGCCGGTCGACAGCGTGCGGGCGCGATCCTGAATGCCGGCCAGGAGCGCGGGGACGCGCGACAGCGACCGGCGGAGACGACGGTCGGCCACCAGGAAGAGCGGAGACAGGCTCAACACGAGCGAAGTCAGCCGGCGCACGACGATGAGCCACGCGGACGATCGCGGCCAGGTGCGCGACGGGTCCTTGGGCATGTGTCCGACCGTACCCGCAGGTCATGGTCACCTCATCCGCCCCAGAGGGTGATGTGAGGCTCTTTCGAGGCCGCCGGTGAAAGTGTGACCACCCGCCCGGGCGGGACCGAAAGGCGGGCGGTGAATCGGTCGTGACCGGCGGCACAGGCGCAAGTACCGGTCGGGCCGGCCTGCCCGGGCACCGATCTGCGCCCGGCGGGCGCGGCACGGGCCGGAGCGGGCAGCGAGCGTGCGCGAACCGGACGGAACGGTCCTGATGAGACGGGGCGAGGTCGCGCGTACCGGAAAGGAGCGGGAAGCGGAACGCGGACCTCGACCACGAAAGATCTCTAGATCTTGGCGCCGACGGCGGAGCCGTTGGCCGGTACCAGGAAGTTGGACGACGGGATGGAGCCGTCGGCGGCGCGTGCCCCGGTGATCACCGACTGGTCGGTGCTGAGCAGGGTCCACGTGCCGCCGATGTTCCACGAGTTGCCGGAGGCGGTGGACGAGCCGAGGGCGACCGCGGTGGCGTTGCCGACGGCCAGGTTGGCGGTCAGTTTCGAGGTGGAGCCGCCGTCCACGTCGAACCCGGTCTTCACGTTCTTCCAGGCGGTGCTGCGGTTGATCACGATGGCGCCGGTGTTGCCGTTGTCGGTGAAGCCGTGTGCCGCGTTGCTGAACGAGAACGTGTTGGCGATATTGTGCGCGGCCGCCGGGCCGGTGCCGCTGCTGCCGCCCAGCTTGAAGCCGTTGCCGTCGCCGGAGAAGTCGGGGATGCTCCAGCGGTTGTAGCCGTTGCCGTACGCCACGCTGTTCTGGATCGTGATCGGCGAGGTGAACAGCCACGCGTCGAAGCCGTCGTCGACGTTGTTCCACAGCCGGGCGCCGCGGACCACGTTGCCGGTGCCGGTGCCCTCCTTGATGCCGAGACCGTCGGCGCTCTCGCCGTTCTTGCGCGGGTCCCGGTTGCCGTAGCTGTCCAGGTTCAGGATCAGGTTGTTCGCCGAGGACCCCTGCAACTGGAAGCCGGTCTCGTAGTTGTCCCGGGTGACCAGCCGCTCGAAGGTGTTGTTGTTGCAGCCGGCGCAGTAGATCCCGTACGGGCCGTTGGCGATTTCCAGGCGGACGAGCTTCCAGTACGACGCCTCCATGTGGATGGCGCCACGCTGCGCGCCGGGGATGGTGGAGCCGACCGCGCCCGGGGTGTAGCCGAGTGCCTCGCCGTCGATGATCACGCGTTCGCTGCCGTACGCCGTGAGGGTGTAGGGCGCGCTCGCCGTACCGCTCTTGGTGATCTGGATGTTGGTGGTCAGCGCGTAGGTGCCGCCGCGGACCGAGACGGTGCCGCCGGCCGGGACCAGACTTATCGCTTTCTGAATGGTGGCGAGCGGCGCGGACAGGGTGCCGGCGTTGCTGTCGCTGCCGTTCGTCGCCACGTAGAGCGTAGTGGTGGCCGCCGATGCCGACGGGATTCCGGTGATGATTCCGGCGGTTACCGCGATGCCCGCGACGGCCGTGGCCAGCACATTCCGGGATTTCATGGGGATCTCCTTTACGGGAACGCGCCGACGTGGGGGAATGCGCTTTCCCGCCGGGAACCTACAGCAGGGTTCGAGGTGGGTCAATCCGTCATGGTTCGCAGTGGGTGCGACTGCAACATTCCTGCAAACGGAAAGCATTGACTGCCTCGGATGCGCGATTTTAAGGTCGGCCACAAGGTTTCGCGGAGGTTTCACAGCCACGGACGGGCGCATTCCCCGATGCGACCGTCCACATCCCCTCGACGCTGTTTCCGCTACCCGTCCCCGTTCCCCCGGGAGTAGCCATGCGCAAGATCGGATGGCTCGTGGGCGGTGCCGCCATCACCGTGCTCGCCAGCGCGGTGATCGGCGGCCCCGCCCGGGCCGACGCCCTGTTCACCGACGATTTCGACGACGGCAACGCCGACGGCTGGAGCCGCAACGGCGGCGCCTGGTCGATCGTCACCGACGGCACACCCGCCTACCAGCAGACCAGCACCGGCACCAACGCCCGCGCGCTGGCCGGAACCACCACCTGGACCGACTACTCGGTGCGGGCACGGGTCAAGCAGATCGGCGCCGGCACCTCCGCCGGGGTGGCCGCCCGCGCCCAGTCCACCAGCCAGTACTACACCCTCGTGATCGCCGGCGGCGCGGCCCAGTTGCAGCGGGTCTCCGGCGGCACGGCCACCACCCTCGCCACCGCGGTCGTCGGCGGCAGTGCCGGGACGTGGCGGACCCTCGCGCTCGACGTGCGGGGCAGCGCGCTCACCGGCTACGTCGACGGGGCCGCCGTGGTCCGGGCCGCCGACACCACGTTCGCGCGGGGCAGGATCGGGCTCGTCACGTCGTACGCCGCCGCGGTTTTCGATGATGTCGCGGTCGACACCGCCGCGCCGGGCCCCGGCCCGTCGCCCACCTCGCCGTCACCGACCACCCCGCCGCCGCCCGGCGGATGCGCCGTCACCGGCGCGGCCACCGGCTTCGCGGCCGGCACCACCGGCGGCGCGGGCGGCCCGACCGTCCAGGTCGACACCGCCGCCGAACTGCTCTCCTCGATCGCCACGCCCGGCCCGCTCACCATCTGCGTCGCCGGCACGATCACGCTGCCCGCCGGGATGTACGACGTGACCAGCGACAAGTCGATCGTCGGCATCGGCGCCACCGCGGGCATCACCGGTGGCGGATTCAACATCGGCCTCCCGGTTTCGGACGTCACCTCGCCGCCCGCCGACGCGGTGCACAACGTGATCGTCCAGAACCTGACGTTCCGCAATGCCAGTGATGACTCGATCAACGTACAGATGTACTCCCATCACGTATGGATCGACCACAACGATCTGGCCCAGGGCTACGACGGGCTGATCGACATCAAACGCGGGTCGTCGCTGGTGACGGTGTCGTGGAACCACACCCACCACCACACCAAGAACATGCTCCTCGGCCACGACGACGCGAACGGCGCGCAGGACACCGGGCGGCTCAAGGTCACCTACCACCACAACTGGTTCGACGCGACGCCGCAGCGCAACCCGCGGGTCCGCTTCGGAGAGCCGGTGCACGTCTACAACAACTACTACTTCTACAACACCGACACCGGTGTGGCCTGCCAGAACACCGCCGGGTGCCTGGTCGAGGGCAACTACTTCGAGGACGTCGAGGAGCCGGTCACCAACACGTACGCCGGGCCGTCCGGTCGCTGCGTGGCCCGCAACAACGTGTTCGTGGGGGAGTCCGGCGCCCCCGAATGCAGCGGCACCGTGCAGGAGCCGGCCACCTATTACAGCTACACCCTGGACGACCCGAACCAGGTGAAGGCCATCGTCACCGCCGGCTCGGGCGTCGGGAGGCTCTGATGCACACGCTCCTGGCTCTTGTCCTGGTCTGGCCCGGCGTCTTCGCGGCGTCCGCCGCGGACGGTTTCGCCACCGGGACCACCGGCGGGGTGGGCGGGGCCACCGTCACCGTCGACACCACCGACGAACTGCTCGAAGCCATCGACACGGTGGGCCCGCTGATCATCCAGGTGTCCGGCACGATCGCCATCACCAGCAAACAGGGGGTACGCCCGAACAAGACGATCGTCGGCCTCGGCGCGAACGCGACGATCACCGGCGGCGGGTTCGACATGTACCGGTCGTACAACGTCATCATTCGCAACATGACATTCGTTGACGCCGAGGATGACGCGATCAATGTTGGTCAACAGTCACATCACGTGTGGATCGACCACAACACGTTCATCCGTCCCGTCGACGGGTCGATCGACATCGTGCGCGGCGCCGAGTACGTCACCGTGTCGTGGAACCACTTCGCCGGCACCGACAAGAGCATGCTGATCGGCCACTCCGACGGGGCGTCCGGCACCGACGTCGGCCATCTCAAGGTGACCATCCATCACAACTGGTTCGACGGGTCGCGGCAGCGGCATCCGCGGGTGCGCTTCGGCGAGCCGGTGCACGTCTACAACAACTACTTCAACGGCAACGAGCTGTACGGGGTCGCGTCCACGATGAACGCCGGCGTGATCGTGGAGGGCAACTACTTCAACGCGGTGCCGTACCCGTGCTACTCCACCGGCGGTTACGCCGACAGCGGTCCGGGCCGCCTGGTTCAGCGGGCCAACGTGTTCACCGGCTCCGGCACATGCCAGGCCGGTGGGACGGTGGTGGAGCCGAGCACCTACTACTCGTACACCCTGGATCCGGCCTCGGCGGTGCCGTCGCTGGTCCAGGCGGGCGCGGGAGCCGGCCGGATCTGAGATCGGCCGGCCGGCCGGGCGGTGAGGCAGCGGCAGCCTCGCCGCCCGGCGGATCAAACGAGCACCCGAAACAGGACCGAGGACTGGCCGTCGCGTTCCTCGGGGCGCGGCTGCTCAGGCGGGTGCCTGGAACAGGACCGAGGACTGGCCGTCGCGTTCCTCGGGGCGCGCCTGCCGCACCATGCGGGCCACCTCGCGCAGGCCGAACGCCTCCGCGCGGGCCGCCACCTCGTCGGCTGTGTAGTTGTAGCGCTCCAAATCGACGTCGTAGCCCATGCCGCGGTAGATCTCGCCGACGTCGCGGCTGCCCCGGCCGTGCTGGAAGCCGACGAGCAGATGCCCGCCCGGCCGCAGCACCCGCGCGGCCTCGGCGAAGATCCGGTCCTGGCCGGCCGGCGGCGTGTGAATGATCGAGTACCAGAGCATGACACCGGGAAACGCGTCGTCCGGGAACGGCAGCTCGGTCAGCGACGCCACCGAGAAGGTCAGCTCGGGACTCTCCTTGCGGGCCCGGGCGATCATGCCGGGTGAGAGGTCGACGCCCTCGGCCAGAACGCCGCGGCCGCTCAGATATCGGCTCAGCCGGCCCGAGCCGCAGCCGGCGTCGAGAATCCGCGGGTCGCCGCCGGCGATCACCGCGGCGGCGAAGGCGTCAACCATCGCCAGGTCCAGCGCATGCTCGGCGCTGGTGTCCGGAAAATAGTCGGCGTACGCGTCCGCGACCGTGTTGTAGGCCTTCTCCACACCGCGATAGTCCACTGAGTCCGTCACGCCCGGCATCATCGCACCGGTGGCCCGGTGTGCGAAGATCGGTTCCATGACCAACGGAAAGGGCGCCGCGCGCCCCGTCGAGTGAGCATCCCGGCTCCGGCGGACGGCTGGAGATGGCTGGAGGCGGGCCTCCGAACCGGCGACGTCCTGACTCCCGGTGACGACGCGCGGGAACACGTCGCCTACTTCGTCCGGGCCGACCGTGACGGGCCGACGACCCACCGCCTGCTGAGATTCGCGGCCGAGGGCGGGGCACGAATACGTCGTGTCGCCCTGGAACTGCTGGATCAGCTCTGCTTACCGCCGTCCGGCTGGCCCCTGGTGGCCGACGCCGCCGAACGGGCCTTCGGCGACGTGGATCCCTCGGTCCGGTCCGCCGCGGCGAGGCTTCTGGTGAACACCGCCGAACCGGGCCGTGTCATGGCGGCCTTCAACGACTCAGCCGATCCGATCGTCCGGACCGCCCTGATGGAGATGATGCCCTGGCAGCGGATCCGGCGACATCGAGCAATCCTGGAGCGTCTACGGACGGACCCGGTAGCGGCCATCCGGTTTCTGGCCAACATCGCCCTGCTGGGCCGCGACGAGTCGCCGGTACGGGACGCCGCGATCCGGGCCGACCTCGAGGCCTCGATCGACGCCCTGGAGATGCGGGGTTCCGCCGGGCAGCGGTGGGCGTGGGCGCTGGCCGGTGCCGACCGGGAGAAGGACCTTTATCACCTCGCGGAACGGCTGACGGACCGGGCCGAGAGCGAGAGCGTCAGACTCGAAGGCGTCCGGATGGCGGCCGTGGCGATGGGTGAGTGGCGCGCCGCGCCCGCCCGGGTGACGCCGATGCTGATCCGGCTCCTGCATGACGATGGCGTACGGACGGCGGCACTGCACACGCTGGCCGCCTCGTTGACCGCGTCCCGCCTGGCCGCGGACGAACTCGCGGCGATGGCGGACGACCCGCGACTGGGCGCGACGGCCGCCATCGCACTGGGCTGCGCCGGCGATCACCGTGCGATGCCCCATCTGGTACGGCTGCTGCTCGCCGACAGTGATCAGCCCCGTCTGACCGAGGCATTCCGGGCGCTCGCCAGGGCGGGCACCGATCCGGAGGCGCCGGTGATCGCCGCCCGGCGGATTCTCGCCAGTCATCCGCACCACTCAGAACCGGAGCGAGCGATGCGGGTGCTGGCCGCGTTCGGCCCACGGGCGGCCGCCGCGGTCCCGGAACTGATCGTCCGGCTCCAACAGGCGGTGAACGACACCCCGGACTGGGCCATGTGTGTCCTGGGCCGGATCGGCCCGGCGGCCACCGCGGCGATTCCGTACCTGCGCGAGTATCCGACGCAGGCCGCCAGACACGCCCTCGTCGAGATCACTTTGGACCGGGCATCGGCCGACCGGTATCTCGCCAACTGCCCGGAGAGACTTCGCCACGGCGGCCTCGCGATGGATTTGCTGAACGGGCTCGCCGGGAACGGTGGGCTCACGCCCCGCCAGCACCGGCAGCTGCGAAGCCTGTTCGAGACATCCGGATCCACCCAGGTGGGAACGGCTGCTGCACTGTGGCTCCACGAGGGCCCGGCGGCGGCCGAAGAACTGCTGGAGGTGCTGCCGGAGTACCTGTCCGACCACCGGCACGCGTTCACGGCGCTCAAGGTGTTCACCGCGATGGGACCGCATGCCGGGCCGGTCCTCGACCGGCTGGACCGGTTTGTGGCCGCACGGCGGCGGGCGCGCTTCACCACCGGCGACCGCGAGGTCGCCATGCGGGCGGACGAGGCGTTGTTGGCCGAGATGGTCAGGCCGGGGCCTCCATGCCGTTCGCGACGGTCAGGAGCCGGTCGGCCAGGGCGGGAGCCGCGGCCCGCACCGCGGTGAGGTCGGTACGGGTGTCGAGCTGCTGCGTCCACAGGACTGCCCGGCCCACCTCCAGCAGGCACAGCGCACGTGCCGGGTCGCCGGCCGCGCAGG includes these proteins:
- a CDS encoding right-handed parallel beta-helix repeat-containing protein, whose translation is MKSRNVLATAVAGIAVTAGIITGIPSASAATTTLYVATNGSDSNAGTLSAPLATIQKAISLVPAGGTVSVRGGTYALTTNIQITKSGTASAPYTLTAYGSERVIIDGEALGYTPGAVGSTIPGAQRGAIHMEASYWKLVRLEIANGPYGIYCAGCNNNTFERLVTRDNYETGFQLQGSSANNLILNLDSYGNRDPRKNGESADGLGIKEGTGTGNVVRGARLWNNVDDGFDAWLFTSPITIQNSVAYGNGYNRWSIPDFSGDGNGFKLGGSSGTGPAAAHNIANTFSFSNAAHGFTDNGNTGAIVINRSTAWKNVKTGFDVDGGSTSKLTANLAVGNATAVALGSSTASGNSWNIGGTWTLLSTDQSVITGARAADGSIPSSNFLVPANGSAVGAKI
- a CDS encoding pectate lyase family protein; protein product: MRKIGWLVGGAAITVLASAVIGGPARADALFTDDFDDGNADGWSRNGGAWSIVTDGTPAYQQTSTGTNARALAGTTTWTDYSVRARVKQIGAGTSAGVAARAQSTSQYYTLVIAGGAAQLQRVSGGTATTLATAVVGGSAGTWRTLALDVRGSALTGYVDGAAVVRAADTTFARGRIGLVTSYAAAVFDDVAVDTAAPGPGPSPTSPSPTTPPPPGGCAVTGAATGFAAGTTGGAGGPTVQVDTAAELLSSIATPGPLTICVAGTITLPAGMYDVTSDKSIVGIGATAGITGGGFNIGLPVSDVTSPPADAVHNVIVQNLTFRNASDDSINVQMYSHHVWIDHNDLAQGYDGLIDIKRGSSLVTVSWNHTHHHTKNMLLGHDDANGAQDTGRLKVTYHHNWFDATPQRNPRVRFGEPVHVYNNYYFYNTDTGVACQNTAGCLVEGNYFEDVEEPVTNTYAGPSGRCVARNNVFVGESGAPECSGTVQEPATYYSYTLDDPNQVKAIVTAGSGVGRL
- a CDS encoding pectate lyase family protein yields the protein MHTLLALVLVWPGVFAASAADGFATGTTGGVGGATVTVDTTDELLEAIDTVGPLIIQVSGTIAITSKQGVRPNKTIVGLGANATITGGGFDMYRSYNVIIRNMTFVDAEDDAINVGQQSHHVWIDHNTFIRPVDGSIDIVRGAEYVTVSWNHFAGTDKSMLIGHSDGASGTDVGHLKVTIHHNWFDGSRQRHPRVRFGEPVHVYNNYFNGNELYGVASTMNAGVIVEGNYFNAVPYPCYSTGGYADSGPGRLVQRANVFTGSGTCQAGGTVVEPSTYYSYTLDPASAVPSLVQAGAGAGRI
- a CDS encoding class I SAM-dependent methyltransferase; this translates as MTDSVDYRGVEKAYNTVADAYADYFPDTSAEHALDLAMVDAFAAAVIAGGDPRILDAGCGSGRLSRYLSGRGVLAEGVDLSPGMIARARKESPELTFSVASLTELPFPDDAFPGVMLWYSIIHTPPAGQDRIFAEAARVLRPGGHLLVGFQHGRGSRDVGEIYRGMGYDVDLERYNYTADEVAARAEAFGLREVARMVRQARPEERDGQSSVLFQAPA